GACTTTGAAAGCATCGAGTCGTTTAAAGTGGTGTTGCAGAATTAATTTGCAGTGCATTCCAGAAGTGTTCACAAcctgcaggtttttttttgaacaattatttttataccAGGAAGGTTCTGGCACATCACCGACCTACATTTGGACCCCACCTACAACCTGGCGCCGGACCCCACCAAGGTGTGTTTCTCCTCCAAAGGGGTGCCCGCCACCGGTGCCGGTCCATTTGGGGACTATGTGTGCGACTCGCCTTACAGTCTCATCCAGTCGGCCTTCATGCACATAAAGAGCCTTGTGCAACCCAATGACTTCTTCATTTGGACCGGGTACTGTCACAGATTATAGGACTGAATCATTAATCCAATTCgataataattttttaattgaataatgACTACTCCAGAGACAGTCCACCTCACGTTCCTGTAAGTGAACTATCCACGTCAATGGTGATCCAGGTGTTGAGCAACTTGACCCAAACAATCCGACAACACTTCCCGAACGTCACCGTCTTTCCCGCCATTGGAAACCATGACTACTGGCCGCAGGTAGCCAGCACTTTTTCAAAAGCACGTATGTATGcttgttatatatatattttggatACGCGTGTGTTGTCAGGATCAGTTGCCGACGTCCACCAACGACATCTACAAGGCTGCTGCACGCTTGTGGAAGCCCTGGCTGGAAGACCAAGCACTGGAAACTCTCTCACAAGGTGActtatgtcatttttttttcttgttggtCATATTGGTAGCCTGTTTCACGTCGGTACTATGTCCTGGTGCCGCAGGGGGTTTCTACACCCAGCTGGTCCGTACGGGCATTCGAGTAATAAGCGTGAACAGCATCCTCTACTACGGTCCCAACCAAGCCACCGTCAACATGAGCGATCCGGCGGGACAATTCGAGTGGCTGGAGGACACACTGGAAAAGGCCGACGCCAACAAGGAGAAGgtcatttgttattattaatcaTAATATGTATGGTTGATGATTGCAAGTTTCAAAATTGCTGACTCAGCTCAAGTCATGGAACATGATTGATGTTTCTGCAGGTGTTTATAATAGCTCACGTTCCACTGGGATTCCTGCCCTTCACCCGGAACTTAACGGCCATTAGGGATGAGCCCAACGAGAGGTTACTCAACATCTGTAGGCGCTACAGTCATGTGATTGCCGGACATTTTTATGGACACACGCACAAAGACAGTGTCATGGTGCTCCTCGACCACAAAGGTGACAGCAGAAAAATGTGAATGCGTTATATACATCATCCaaaaacatataaaaaaaaacaagcaagtgTCCCTAATATAGTGGCCACAAAATCCAATGAAATGTAGGGGAGCCGAGGTTGAGCCTTGGAGCATCCCACACAGATATTTTACAATACATTAAATAGTCAATTTGGCATAGTTCTATAAATTATAAATAGAATGTGGTtgataatgaattattatatttttttatgtgtgtagGTGAAGCTGTGAACTCTGTGT
The Syngnathus acus chromosome 24, fSynAcu1.2, whole genome shotgun sequence genome window above contains:
- the smpdl3a gene encoding acid sphingomyelinase-like phosphodiesterase 3a, yielding MQSLFYTPRFPFNDMKTPLAYFVLLLCTAERFEAAPPGRVAEPVHAGRFWHITDLHLDPTYNLAPDPTKVCFSSKGVPATGAGPFGDYVCDSPYSLIQSAFMHIKSLVQPNDFFIWTGDSPPHVPVSELSTSMVIQVLSNLTQTIRQHFPNVTVFPAIGNHDYWPQDQLPTSTNDIYKAAARLWKPWLEDQALETLSQGGFYTQLVRTGIRVISVNSILYYGPNQATVNMSDPAGQFEWLEDTLEKADANKEKVFIIAHVPLGFLPFTRNLTAIRDEPNERLLNICRRYSHVIAGHFYGHTHKDSVMVLLDHKGEAVNSVFVSPAVTPIKSSWETYSNNPAVRLYFYDKQDFGILDIWQYFLNLTEANLKQRADWKLEYVMTKAFSLPDLRPVSLRRLALQLWVLPNSAFDTYFAHFTVGFDGLPPCRGECKLLQLCAMLFMDQSSYSACVGEQHHRHSLASDIL